Proteins from a single region of Paramormyrops kingsleyae isolate MSU_618 chromosome 9, PKINGS_0.4, whole genome shotgun sequence:
- the LOC111857851 gene encoding CUB domain-containing protein 1 gives MDVGKMDSLPFLKFNRTFTWEVTALPGRAVRLGFPLAGLRQVLPSIGCPEQNVYTITARQATRDTAVGTFCPNGPVSGILVLSKGMVTVEVPSQVKMDLPLFNISVGPDIKTLAQFEVAIPRGLTVSEFFSPEYPARFPDGDLMWSFNVPPKHYATVQFVSSDSPGCSGQRATVEFQYKNFSLVKNLADTQPAKAHGNFSMYLRNCKDRNFPGNSLAFKVSVIPAETKGLCSVSLAKEAGLSIHIKKTNPKSGCVIKKDSVVVAEVTLSAGKVTNLNFQDCTYEDLSLMINQTIVCRQLWECPSSIPLTVPPLQPCLPQLISSVTWHLQAPAGGGLELLPATGSLQQMFPGFNCNGSFTLLVTERDGFSVGHFCPLGPIRRIQTFNNISITAMPTTDNLLIPSQQSFFSVSFQRKIKENYIFFVSPQEGVPTLLATPGWPDGMRTYTTASWIFSLAKGFLASVNFVTVSQPKCEDGHTGITVKMQGSHEEVYSQREDEDSVSEVLVPNSFYLNVSNCLVERENFRMFSKIVMKQNASSLPVILGLAGVMLVLAVVVLLAICCMIRKRQKQDSCHPVSVYNPNGNFMAPGHPQNPKTRADSESHIYAYIDDTQVYTHLLQESDMDGMQVDVSQSFTKPTDSECHTREVPLYAVDVYRLQPDGTPPLPSRNVSTLADKETPLESLSGPSHDPELESESEDTT, from the exons ATGGACGTTGGCAAGATGGATTCCTTGCCATTCCTAAAATTTAACAGAACCTTCACCTGGGAAGTGACAGCCCTCCCAGGTCGGGCAGTTCGCCTGGGCTTTCCCTTGGCTGGCCTCAGGCAGGTTCTGCCCTCTATAGGTTGCCCGGAGCAGAACGTGTACACCATCACTGCTCGTCAGGCCACAAGGGACACTGCGGTGGGGACCTTCTGCCCAAATGGCCCTGTGTCAGGCATCCTGGTCCTGTCCAAAGGCATGGTTACTGTGGAGGTTCCAAGCCAAGTGAAGATGGACCTTCCGTTGTTCAATATTTCTGTTGGGCCAGATATTAAGA CACTGGCCCAGTTCGAGGTGGCCATTCCAAGAGGATTGACTGTCTCCGAGTTCTTCTCGCCGGAATATCCTGCCCGTTTCCCCGACGGCGACCTGATGTGGAGCTTCAACGTCCCACCCAAACACTACGCCACGGTCCAGTTTGTGTCCTCCGATTCGCCGGGATGCTCCGGACAGAGAGCGACTGTGGAATTCCAATACAAGAACTTTTCTCTGGTGAAGAATTTGGCGGACACCCAACCTGCCAAAGCGCATGGTAACTTCAGCATGTACCTGAGGAACTGCAAGGACCGCAACTTCCCCGGAAACTCTCTCGCCTTCAAGGTGTCCGTGATACCAGCAGAAACCAAAG GGTTGTGCTCGGTCAGTCTGGCGAAGGAAGCCGGCCTCTCCATCCACATTAAAAAGACAAACCCCAAGTCAGGCTGTGTGATTAAAAAGGACTCTGTCGTTGTGGCCGAGGTGACTCTGAGTGCAGGGAAGGTGACCAATCTCAACTTTCAGGACTGCACATATGAAGATCTGTCTCTGATGATAAACCAGACTATAG TGTGCCGGCAGCTTTGGGAGTGCCCCAGCAGCATCCCCCTCACCGTGCCCCCCCTGCAGCCGTGCCTCCCCCAACTCATCAGCAGCGTTACCTGGCACCTGcaagcaccagcagggggcggcctGGAGTTGCTGCCGGCCACTGGGAGCCTGCAGCAGATGTTCCCCGGCTTCAACTGCAACGGCAGCTTCACCCTTCTCGTCACCGAGCGTGACGGCTTCTCCGTGGGACACTTCTGCCCCCTGGGGCCGATCCGCAGGATTCAGACCTTCAATAACATCTCCATCACAGCGATGCCCACCACTGATAACCTGCTCATCCCGTCACAGCAGTCATTTTTCTCCGTGTCTTTCCAAAGAAAAATTAAAG AGAATTACATTTTCTTCGTATCCCCCCAAGAGGGCGTTCCCACCCTGCTGGCCACGCCTGGATGGCCAGATGGCATGAGGACCTACACCACAGCATCATGGATCTTCTCCCTGGCCAAGGGCTTCCTGGCCAGCGTGAATTTCGTCACCGTCAGCCAGCCCAAGTGTGAAGACGGGCACACGGGCATCACGGTGAAAATGCAGGGCTCCCACGAGGAGGTGTACAGCCAGAGGGAGGACGAGGATTCCGTCTCGGAGGTCCTCGTGCCTAACAGTTTCTACCTCAACGTATCCAACTGTCTGGTGGAACGGGAAAACTTCCGCATGTTCAGCAAGATCGTCATGAAGCAGAACG CCTCCAGTCTGCCTGTCATCCTCGGGCTGGCGGGAGTAATGCTGGTACTGGCTGTTGTGGTGCTGCTGGCCATCTGCTGCATGATCCG GAAGCGGCAGAAGCAAGACTCGTGTCATCCGGTGTCTGTCTACAACCCCAACGGGAATTTCATGGCTCCAGGACACCCTCAGAACCCCAAAACCCGAGCAGACAGCGAGTCGCACATCTACGCCTACATTGATGACACCCAGGTATACACACATCTCCTCCAGGAATCGGACATGGATGGCATGCAGGTGGATGTTTCCCAGAGCTTCACCAAACCCACGGATTCGGAATGCCACACTAGGGAGGTACCCCTGTACGCCGTGGACGTTTACCGGCTGCAGCCTGACGGCACGCCACCGCTTCCCAGCCGCAACGTGTCAACACTCGCAGACAAGGAAACCCCCCTAGAGTCACTCTCTGGTCCCAGCCATGATCCAGAACTGGAATCGGAGTCGGAAGATACCACCTAA
- the LOC111857837 gene encoding tetranectin isoform X1 — protein sequence MHFRRVCVLLCLLFLAHHSFQETPSKKKSGKKEGGNTAAIEELKKQVEDIMQDVRLLKEQQALQRVCLKGTKIDGKCFLAVSVKKSYHVANEDCMAMGGTLSTPVTGDENDQLYEYVRRRMGPEVQVWLGINDMVSEGHWVDMSGSSVRYKNWETEITRQPDGGHTHNCAVLSTTANGKWFDESCKVEKAFVCEFNIV from the exons ATGCATTTCAGACGAGTGTGCGTTTTGCTCTGTCTTCTGTTTCTTGCCCATCACTCTTTCCAGGAGACCCCTTCCAAGAAAAAGAGCGGAAAGAAAG AAGGTGGGAACACGGCTGCTATTGAGGAGCTGAAGAAGCAGGTGGAGGACATCATGCAGGACGTGCGGCTGCTGAAGGAACAACAGGCCCTGCAGaggg TTTGCCTGAAGGGAACCAAGATTGATGGCAAGTGTTTCCTAGCAGTGAGCGTGAAGAAGAGCTACCATGTGGCCAACGAGGACTGCATGGCCATGGGGGGCACCCTCAGCACCCCCGTGACGGGCGATGAGAATGACCAGCTGTATGAGTATGTGCGGCGCCGCATGGGACCTGAGGTGCAGGTGTGGCTGGGCATCAATGACATGGTCTCTGAGGGCCACTGGGTGGATATGTCGGGCTCCAGCGTGCGCTACAAGAACTGGGAGACGGAGATCACCCGGCAGCCGGATGGCGGCCACACGCACAACTGCGCCGTGCTCTCCACCACGGCCAACGGCAAGTGGTTCGACGAGAGCTGCAAGGTGGAGAAGGCCTTCGTCTGCGAGTTCAACATCGTTTGA
- the LOC111857837 gene encoding tetranectin isoform X2, giving the protein MHFRRVCVLLCLLFLAHHSFQETPSKKKSGKKGGNTAAIEELKKQVEDIMQDVRLLKEQQALQRVCLKGTKIDGKCFLAVSVKKSYHVANEDCMAMGGTLSTPVTGDENDQLYEYVRRRMGPEVQVWLGINDMVSEGHWVDMSGSSVRYKNWETEITRQPDGGHTHNCAVLSTTANGKWFDESCKVEKAFVCEFNIV; this is encoded by the exons ATGCATTTCAGACGAGTGTGCGTTTTGCTCTGTCTTCTGTTTCTTGCCCATCACTCTTTCCAGGAGACCCCTTCCAAGAAAAAGAGCGGAAAGAAAG GTGGGAACACGGCTGCTATTGAGGAGCTGAAGAAGCAGGTGGAGGACATCATGCAGGACGTGCGGCTGCTGAAGGAACAACAGGCCCTGCAGaggg TTTGCCTGAAGGGAACCAAGATTGATGGCAAGTGTTTCCTAGCAGTGAGCGTGAAGAAGAGCTACCATGTGGCCAACGAGGACTGCATGGCCATGGGGGGCACCCTCAGCACCCCCGTGACGGGCGATGAGAATGACCAGCTGTATGAGTATGTGCGGCGCCGCATGGGACCTGAGGTGCAGGTGTGGCTGGGCATCAATGACATGGTCTCTGAGGGCCACTGGGTGGATATGTCGGGCTCCAGCGTGCGCTACAAGAACTGGGAGACGGAGATCACCCGGCAGCCGGATGGCGGCCACACGCACAACTGCGCCGTGCTCTCCACCACGGCCAACGGCAAGTGGTTCGACGAGAGCTGCAAGGTGGAGAAGGCCTTCGTCTGCGAGTTCAACATCGTTTGA
- the exosc7 gene encoding exosome complex component RRP42 codes for MAAVQVCEAEKVYIMHGVRDDLRVDGRGCEDYRHMEIETDVVSNTDGSARVKLGYTDVLVGIKAEIGKPKPAAPDEGYLEFFVDCSANATPEFEGRGGEELGSELSCTLYKVFNNVNSLELRALCIAPREHCWVLYVDVLLLQCDGNLFDAISIAIKAALFNTRIPKVTITEGEEGGAELELSDDPYDCVRLNVENVPCIVTLCKIGHRHVVDATLQEKACSVAGLLVSVTHKGTITCVRKVGGGSLEPESIFEMTEMGKRVGKALHAPLMKLLRDEEAQGKQRQKVGFLG; via the exons ATGGCTGCTGTACAAGTATGCGAAGCCGAGAAGGTTTACATTATGCACGGGGTGCGG GATGACTTGCGGGTCGATGGACGGGGATGTGAGGATTACCGGCACATGGAGATTGAAACTGACGTGGTGTCAAACACAGATGGGTCTGCCAGAGTTAAACTG GGGTATACAGATGTTCTCGTCGGAATTAAAGCAGAGATTGGAAAACCTAAGCCAGCGGCACCAGATGAAGGGTATCTGGAGTTTTTTGTCGACTG CTCGGCGAATGCGACCCCAGAGTTCGAGGGCCGAGGAGGGGAGGAGCTGGGCTCTGAGCTGAGCTGCACCCTCTACAAGGTGTTCAACAACGTGAACAGTCTGGAGCTGCGAGCGCTCTGCATCGCCCCCCGGGAGCACTGCTGGGTGCTCTACGTGGACGTGCTG CTGCTTCAGTGTGACGGCAACCTGTTTGACGCCATCTCCATAGCGATCAAGGCAGCGCTCTTCAACACGCG AATCCCCAAAGTGACCATCACGGAGGGCGAAGAGGGTGGAGCGGAGCTGGAGCTGTCGGACGACCCGTACGACTGCGTGAGGCTGAACGTGGAGAACGTGCCGTGCATCGTGACGCTGTGCAAG ATCGGCCACAGGCACGTGGTGGACGCCACGCTCCAGGAGAAGGCCTGCTCTGTGGCCGGCTTGCTGGTCTCCGTCACGCACAAGGGCACCATCACCTGCGTtaggaaggtggggggggggagcctggaACCTGAGAGCATCTTCGAAATGACAGAG ATGGGCAAGCGGGTAGGGAAAGCCCTCCATGCCCCACTGATGAAGCTTCTGCGAGATGAGGAGGCCCAGGGCAAGCAGAGGCAGAAAGTGGGCTTCCTGGGATAA